The sequence CGCCGGACTTCGCCAGACGCAGCATCAGCACCGCGTGCCCCGGAGTGTGGCCCGGCGCCTTGAGCAGGCGCACGCTGCCGTCGCCGAACACGTCGTAGTCGCCCTCCACGTTCTGCACCTTGACGTTCTTGTAGCCAGCGATGGCTTCGGTGGAGACCCCGAAAGGCGTCGGCTCGGACAAGGCGAAATCAAGCTCGGCCTTGTTGATCAGCCAGGTCGCGCCGGTAAAGAGCGCAGCGTTGCCCGTGTGGTCGAAGTGAAAGTGCGAGAAGCCGACGACGTTGATGTCCGCGGGTGCGAGGCCGATGCGTTCGAGCTGCGAGGCGAGCGTCACCGGCACGGCGAGGTGGATGCCGTTGTTGTCCACGCCGTCCTTGTTCTTCGCCAGCGCATCGCCCAGGCCGGTATCCCACAGCAGGGTGCCTTTCGGATGGCGGATCACGAAGCAGGGGGCGGCCAGGTCGAGCGGCTTGCCGTCGTACTCGCCGGTATCCGAGAAGATGCCGCCATCATTGAAGTGCACCCGGCCACAGTCGAGCGCATAGAGACGCACGCTGCTCACGGGCTCGGCGGCCTGCGCCGACGGGGCCAGCGCGAAAACGCCCGCAAGCAGCGAGAAGGAGACCGCGAGGCGGCGCACCTGCGCG is a genomic window of Niveibacterium sp. SC-1 containing:
- a CDS encoding N-acyl homoserine lactonase family protein, with translation MSFPPLLGFSSASLGAQVRRLAVSFSLLAGVFALAPSAQAAEPVSSVRLYALDCGRVHFNDGGIFSDTGEYDGKPLDLAAPCFVIRHPKGTLLWDTGLGDALAKNKDGVDNNGIHLAVPVTLASQLERIGLAPADINVVGFSHFHFDHTGNAALFTGATWLINKAELDFALSEPTPFGVSTEAIAGYKNVKVQNVEGDYDVFGDGSVRLLKAPGHTPGHAVLMLRLAKSGVVILSGDLAHTHANYDQRRVPAFNFNRADSLASLDRVHAIAKRLKARVVIQHDPKDFAALPHFPAYLQ